The following proteins are encoded in a genomic region of Protaetiibacter sp. SSC-01:
- a CDS encoding efflux RND transporter permease subunit, translating to MSLLSVFSLRNRALIALLTIVVAIFGGYALTALKMELFPSLTLPNVTVVTTYPGASPDVVEESVSTPIETALQGIEGLEETSATSSSGVSTVQASFTYGTDLTRAEQKVELAIGRISSQLPDAVDPTVVTFSLSDFPIVQLAVTSDLEPAELAGRLADIAVPELEQVAGVSSASVYGATGQRITITPDAALLAGNGLSTQAIRDALKANGALLAAGQIDEDGKTLTVQAGTRIESTDELGALPLVGSGLTIADVASVEITENPVTGISRVNGEPSLTVAITKTPAGNTVDVSHGVQEKLAELEEALGGNTTFSVVFDQAPFVEHSIESLATEGLLGLAFAVVVIFLFLFSVRSTLVAAISIPVSVLITFVAMLATGYSLNVLTLGAITIAIGRVVDDSIVVIENIKRHLGLGAAKKDAVLVGVREVASAITASTVTTAAVFLPIALVGGLTGELFRPFALTVTIALASSLLVALTIVPVLAYWFLKAKPHHAHNAAEAEAPAHDDLDAELARPDRLQKAYLPVIRWTVAHPVVTLISAVVVLGITLALVPIVPTNFVGNSGQNTLSARQTLPAGTSLDARDEAAAQLEEKLGEVDGIETVQATIGSSGGLSIALGSLFGGAEANTFSITTEEGADQERIRADVQDVIDGMGDDAGEITISSGSTGFSSDIAIEITAPDAETLREATDDVVAAMRDLDVAQQVESNLSATQPYIAIDVDREKAAALGLTEVAVGGIVAEAMLPVPVGSVEFDGDNLSIYIANTAKPTTVQELRDFVLFATPLGPVTVGDVATVEQVDGPASISTQRGIRTASVSVTPATADVGSASAAVLAELESLELPGGVSATIGGVTSDQEEAFTQLGIALLAAILIVYTVMVATFRSLRQPLLLLVSVPFAATGAILLQLASGIPLGVASLIGLLMLIGIVVTNAIVLIDLVNQYRDRGLAVNDALVHGASRRLRPILMTALATIFALLPLGLGLTGQGGFISQPLAIVVIGGLISSTVLTLVVLPSLYSLVEGAKERREAKRATKDAEAAAPVPVG from the coding sequence GTGTCTCTGCTCTCCGTGTTCAGCCTGCGCAACCGCGCACTGATCGCCCTGCTCACGATCGTCGTCGCGATCTTCGGGGGCTACGCGCTCACCGCGCTCAAGATGGAGCTGTTCCCCTCGCTCACGCTGCCCAACGTCACGGTCGTCACGACCTACCCGGGCGCGAGCCCCGACGTCGTCGAGGAGTCGGTGTCGACCCCCATCGAGACGGCGCTGCAGGGCATCGAGGGCCTCGAGGAGACCTCCGCCACGTCGTCGTCGGGCGTCTCCACGGTGCAGGCCTCGTTCACCTACGGCACGGACCTCACGCGCGCCGAGCAGAAGGTCGAGCTCGCGATCGGCCGCATCTCGTCGCAGCTTCCCGACGCGGTCGACCCCACGGTCGTCACCTTCTCGCTGAGCGACTTCCCCATCGTGCAGCTCGCCGTCACGAGCGACCTCGAGCCGGCCGAGCTCGCCGGCCGCCTCGCCGACATCGCCGTACCCGAGCTCGAGCAGGTCGCCGGCGTGAGCTCCGCGTCCGTCTACGGCGCCACCGGCCAGCGCATCACGATCACGCCGGATGCCGCCCTCCTCGCGGGGAACGGCCTCAGCACCCAGGCCATCCGCGACGCCCTCAAGGCGAACGGCGCCCTGCTCGCCGCGGGCCAGATCGACGAGGACGGCAAGACCCTCACGGTGCAGGCGGGCACGCGCATCGAGTCGACCGACGAGCTCGGCGCCCTGCCGCTCGTCGGCTCCGGCCTCACGATCGCCGACGTCGCATCCGTCGAGATCACCGAGAACCCGGTCACGGGCATCTCGCGCGTCAACGGCGAGCCTTCCCTCACCGTCGCGATCACCAAGACCCCCGCCGGCAACACGGTCGACGTGTCGCACGGCGTGCAGGAGAAGCTCGCCGAGCTCGAGGAGGCCCTCGGCGGCAACACGACGTTCTCGGTCGTGTTCGACCAGGCGCCCTTCGTCGAGCACTCGATCGAGTCGCTCGCGACCGAGGGCCTGCTCGGCCTCGCCTTCGCCGTCGTCGTGATCTTCCTCTTCCTCTTCTCGGTGCGCTCGACGCTCGTCGCGGCGATCTCGATCCCCGTCTCGGTGCTCATCACGTTCGTCGCGATGCTCGCCACGGGCTACTCGCTCAACGTGCTGACCCTCGGCGCCATCACGATCGCGATCGGCCGCGTCGTCGACGACTCGATCGTCGTCATCGAGAACATCAAGCGGCACCTCGGCCTCGGTGCCGCGAAGAAGGATGCGGTGCTCGTCGGCGTGCGCGAGGTCGCGTCCGCGATCACCGCCTCGACCGTCACGACGGCCGCGGTGTTCCTGCCGATCGCGCTCGTCGGCGGCCTCACGGGCGAGCTGTTCCGCCCGTTCGCGCTCACGGTGACGATCGCGCTCGCGTCGTCGCTGCTCGTCGCGCTCACGATCGTGCCGGTGCTCGCCTACTGGTTCCTCAAGGCCAAGCCGCACCACGCGCACAACGCGGCCGAGGCGGAGGCGCCCGCGCACGACGACCTCGACGCGGAGCTCGCGAGGCCGGACCGCCTGCAGAAGGCGTACCTCCCCGTCATCCGGTGGACCGTCGCGCATCCCGTCGTCACGCTCATCTCGGCCGTCGTCGTGCTCGGCATCACGCTCGCGCTCGTGCCGATCGTGCCCACGAACTTCGTCGGCAACTCGGGCCAGAACACGCTCTCGGCGCGCCAGACGCTGCCCGCCGGCACGAGCCTCGACGCACGCGACGAGGCCGCGGCCCAGTTGGAGGAGAAGCTCGGGGAGGTCGACGGCATCGAGACCGTGCAGGCCACGATCGGCTCGAGCGGCGGCCTCAGCATCGCCCTCGGCTCGCTCTTCGGCGGCGCCGAGGCCAACACCTTCTCGATCACGACCGAGGAGGGCGCCGACCAGGAGCGCATCCGCGCCGACGTGCAGGACGTCATCGACGGCATGGGCGACGACGCCGGCGAGATCACCATCTCCTCCGGCAGCACCGGCTTCTCGAGCGACATCGCGATCGAGATCACCGCGCCCGACGCCGAGACGCTCCGGGAGGCGACGGATGACGTGGTCGCCGCGATGCGCGACCTCGACGTCGCCCAGCAGGTCGAGTCGAACCTCTCCGCCACGCAGCCCTACATCGCGATCGACGTCGACCGCGAGAAGGCGGCGGCGCTCGGCCTCACCGAGGTCGCTGTCGGCGGCATCGTCGCCGAGGCGATGCTGCCCGTGCCGGTCGGCTCGGTCGAGTTCGACGGCGACAACCTCTCGATCTACATCGCCAACACCGCGAAGCCCACGACCGTTCAGGAGCTGCGCGACTTCGTGCTCTTCGCGACGCCGCTCGGCCCCGTGACCGTCGGCGACGTCGCGACGGTCGAGCAGGTCGACGGGCCCGCGTCCATCTCGACGCAGCGTGGCATCCGCACGGCGAGCGTCTCGGTGACGCCCGCGACCGCCGACGTCGGGTCCGCCTCGGCCGCGGTGCTCGCCGAGCTCGAGTCGCTCGAGCTGCCGGGTGGCGTCAGCGCCACGATCGGCGGCGTCACGAGCGACCAGGAGGAGGCGTTCACGCAGCTCGGCATCGCGCTGCTCGCCGCGATCCTCATCGTCTACACGGTCATGGTGGCGACGTTCCGCAGCCTCCGGCAGCCGCTGCTCCTGCTCGTCTCGGTTCCGTTCGCGGCGACCGGTGCGATCCTGCTGCAGCTCGCATCCGGCATCCCGCTCGGCGTCGCGTCGCTCATCGGCCTGCTCATGCTCATCGGCATCGTCGTCACCAACGCGATCGTGCTCATCGACCTCGTGAACCAGTACCGTGACCGCGGGCTCGCCGTGAACGACGCGCTCGTGCACGGTGCCAGCCGGCGTCTGCGCCCGATCCTCATGACGGCCCTCGCGACGATCTTCGCGCTCCTGCCGCTCGGCCTCGGCCTCACCGGCCAGGGCGGCTTCATCTCGCAGCCGCTCGCGATCGTCGTCATCGGCGGGCTCATCTCGTCGACCGTGTTGACGCTCGTGGTGCTCCCCTCGCTCTATTCGCTCGTCGAGGGCGCGAAGGAGCGTCGCGAGGCGAAGCGCGCGACGAAGGATGCGGAGGCCGCGGCGCCCGTGCCGGTGGGCTGA
- a CDS encoding alpha/beta hydrolase: MRAANPTRAALAALVLGALGLAAGGCAPTGDEADVEVEGVVVSSNPHLATDPTVPTTVDIPYRAVDGQPLFLDACMPPDFDPLDEPPRAAVVVVHGGSWARGSKNDIAWRAVCQWLGASGYPTFAVDYRLAPANPYPAAIDDLVAAVEWLREPEQTERFGIDPDRIGALGGSAGGNLVSLLGTRGTGPLDTGSRVAAVVELSAPVDLTGVAATDDFLPVQAAYLGCVATMECPLALAASPNTWVDDTDPPFLVAHSTDEMIPLEQARILVRTLRGVGVDTTFVQVEGRLHSIAMIDDGLKERILDFYERTLTPQVLPLVEADDEQ, from the coding sequence ATGCGCGCCGCGAACCCGACACGTGCCGCCCTCGCGGCCCTCGTGCTGGGCGCGCTCGGGCTCGCGGCGGGCGGATGCGCCCCCACCGGCGACGAGGCGGACGTCGAGGTCGAGGGGGTCGTCGTCTCGAGCAACCCCCACCTCGCCACCGACCCGACCGTGCCGACGACGGTCGACATCCCCTATCGCGCCGTCGACGGGCAGCCGCTGTTCCTCGACGCGTGCATGCCGCCCGACTTCGACCCGCTCGACGAGCCACCTCGGGCGGCCGTCGTCGTGGTCCACGGCGGCAGCTGGGCCCGCGGCTCGAAGAACGACATCGCGTGGCGTGCCGTGTGCCAGTGGCTCGGCGCATCCGGCTACCCGACCTTCGCCGTCGACTACCGCCTCGCGCCCGCGAACCCCTACCCCGCGGCGATCGACGACCTCGTCGCCGCCGTCGAGTGGCTGCGCGAGCCCGAGCAGACGGAGCGGTTCGGCATCGACCCCGACCGCATCGGCGCGCTCGGTGGCTCCGCCGGCGGCAACCTCGTGTCGCTGCTCGGCACGCGCGGCACGGGGCCGCTCGACACGGGGTCGCGCGTCGCGGCCGTCGTCGAGCTCTCGGCCCCCGTCGACCTCACGGGCGTCGCCGCGACCGACGACTTCCTGCCCGTGCAGGCCGCCTACCTCGGATGCGTCGCCACGATGGAGTGCCCGCTCGCCCTCGCGGCGTCGCCCAACACGTGGGTCGACGACACCGACCCGCCGTTCCTCGTCGCCCACTCGACCGACGAGATGATCCCGCTCGAGCAGGCGCGCATCCTCGTGCGAACCTTGCGCGGGGTCGGGGTCGACACGACGTTCGTGCAGGTCGAGGGCCGCCTGCACTCGATCGCGATGATCGACGACGGGCTCAAGGAGCGCATCCTCGACTTCTACGAGCGCACGCTCACTCCGCAGGTGCTCCCCCTCGTCGAGGCCGACGACGAACAGTGA
- a CDS encoding ExeM/NucH family extracellular endonuclease has protein sequence MSIQEPSEASRTGARRRLAAVATAAAAALGLTSLSATPALAADVTHTIAEVQGTGASTPLAGQTVTVEGVVTGYYAAPSNYRGLYLQTAGSGGDTDATPGASDGLFVYFNQAYPPVAVGDLVRVTGTAGENGGQTQITATVASAFELLEAGAGLPEATPLPDTVVGPDREAFEGMLVQPTGDYRLASSHELYNFGSLWLSAGGELVKSTETTDAGPAADAIAAANLARRLIVDDGYSIRVDNSQHLGDQPYFTADTVVRNGDRFVAPEKAMVLGYGFDAWRLQPQVPITDASDASYKPTFESLNPRPASAPEVGGDVQFGAFNVFNYFTTFGGDARGAANAEQFAKQKAKIVSAINGLGADVVALQEIENSVELGEPVDEALADLVAGLNAAAGAGTWDYVPTPDVLAVPGANDIITTAIIFKPSVVTPVGDSFADTDAVWDIARKPIAQTFDVGDDRLVTVVVNHFKSKSPPSGNTAPEPADGQGFFNAERVVQAERLAAFVGGITADPEKSSDVILLGDFNAYGQEDPIQALTGAGFVDLVSTRAAGQYTYTFNGELGSLDHALVTPSLAASVTGVGVWGINSAEWSDRGYAFGATDGTSPYRSSDHDPVVVGVSSVPPPVTIDLLSINDFHGRLEASSTTAGAAVLGGMVRSYEAQNPNTLFVGAGDLIGASTFTSFIQQDQPTIDALNAIGLDASSFGNHEFDKGRADVDERILEEADWPYLAANLYDRATGEPAYQEYELREFDGVTIGFIGAVTEDLEELVSPAGIASLQVREVVPEVNRVAEQLSDGDEANGEADVLVLLVHEGAASTDISSATDDSNFGRIVNGADPEIDMIISGHTHLAYDFDVPIPGTDRTRPVISSGQYGAMYGHSRIVYDPATDELTIDTENLNLIGAFAPDPAVAEIVADAVEVAAELGSVSLGTISQDIRRAVQDDGAENRGGESLIGNLIADAQLAATADLATDLAIMNPGGIRADLVYAGTGEGDPDGNVTYAEAALIQPFANTLVTLNLTGAQLKQVLEEQWQPAGAARPYLKLGLSQGLEYVYDPAAPAGSHITSITLNGEPVTDGQVLKVVTNSFLAAGGDNFATLAEGTDVADSGRVDLDAFVAYIGENSPVTPDLAQRAVGATLSAPADGVAYQAGEQVTAELSSLLFSTGGPESGEATISLGGEVLGSGAVTRTIVNTTDEQGQATVTFTVPEGVEGTQVLTITGPGGTEVTLPIEVAEAEEPAEPVGTRTSASAPLLVWNSPVDYRVTVRTDDGSPAVGTVIVRDGLKVIATVDLAESADGKVTVKLGKLKRGIHLLTAQFSGDGFEPSLSWPSVVVVL, from the coding sequence ATGTCAATTCAAGAACCCTCCGAGGCGTCGCGCACAGGAGCGCGCCGCCGCCTCGCAGCCGTCGCCACGGCGGCCGCAGCAGCCCTCGGGCTGACCTCCCTGAGCGCGACCCCCGCGCTCGCCGCCGACGTCACCCACACGATCGCCGAGGTGCAGGGAACGGGTGCCAGCACCCCGCTCGCCGGCCAGACGGTCACGGTCGAGGGCGTCGTCACGGGCTACTACGCCGCCCCCTCGAACTACCGCGGTCTCTATCTGCAGACCGCCGGATCGGGCGGCGACACGGACGCCACGCCCGGCGCATCCGACGGCCTCTTCGTCTACTTCAACCAGGCCTACCCGCCCGTCGCCGTCGGCGACCTCGTGCGCGTCACGGGCACGGCGGGCGAGAACGGCGGCCAGACGCAGATCACGGCGACCGTCGCATCCGCGTTCGAGCTGCTCGAGGCGGGAGCCGGCCTGCCCGAGGCCACGCCGCTGCCCGACACCGTCGTCGGGCCCGACCGCGAGGCGTTCGAGGGCATGCTCGTGCAGCCGACCGGCGACTACCGCCTCGCGTCGAGCCACGAGCTCTACAACTTCGGCTCGCTGTGGCTCTCGGCGGGCGGCGAGCTCGTCAAGTCCACGGAGACGACGGATGCGGGCCCCGCCGCCGACGCGATCGCGGCGGCCAACCTCGCGCGGCGCCTCATCGTCGACGACGGCTACTCGATCCGCGTCGACAACAGCCAGCACCTCGGCGACCAGCCGTACTTCACGGCCGACACGGTGGTCCGCAACGGCGACCGCTTCGTGGCGCCCGAGAAGGCCATGGTGCTCGGCTACGGCTTCGACGCGTGGCGTCTGCAGCCGCAGGTGCCGATCACCGACGCGAGCGACGCGTCGTACAAGCCGACGTTCGAGTCGCTCAACCCGCGTCCCGCATCCGCCCCCGAGGTCGGCGGCGACGTGCAGTTCGGCGCGTTCAACGTCTTCAACTACTTCACGACGTTCGGCGGCGACGCACGCGGCGCCGCGAACGCGGAGCAGTTCGCGAAGCAGAAGGCCAAGATCGTCTCGGCCATCAACGGCCTCGGCGCGGATGTCGTGGCGCTGCAGGAGATCGAGAACTCCGTCGAGCTGGGCGAGCCGGTCGACGAGGCCCTCGCCGACCTCGTCGCGGGTCTCAACGCCGCAGCGGGTGCCGGAACGTGGGACTACGTGCCCACGCCCGACGTGCTCGCGGTCCCGGGCGCGAACGACATCATCACGACGGCGATCATCTTCAAGCCGTCGGTCGTGACGCCCGTCGGCGACAGCTTCGCCGACACGGATGCCGTGTGGGACATCGCGCGCAAGCCGATCGCCCAGACCTTCGATGTCGGGGACGACCGTCTCGTGACGGTCGTCGTGAACCACTTCAAGTCGAAGTCGCCGCCGAGCGGCAACACGGCGCCCGAGCCGGCGGACGGCCAGGGCTTCTTCAACGCGGAGCGCGTCGTGCAGGCCGAGCGCCTCGCGGCCTTCGTCGGCGGCATCACGGCCGACCCGGAGAAGAGCTCCGACGTCATCCTGCTCGGCGACTTCAACGCGTACGGCCAGGAGGACCCGATCCAGGCGCTCACGGGCGCGGGCTTCGTGGACCTCGTGTCGACGAGGGCGGCGGGTCAGTACACCTACACCTTCAACGGCGAGCTCGGCTCGCTCGACCACGCGCTCGTCACCCCGTCGCTCGCGGCGTCGGTCACGGGCGTCGGCGTGTGGGGCATCAACTCCGCCGAGTGGAGCGACCGCGGCTACGCGTTCGGCGCCACCGACGGAACGAGCCCCTATCGCTCGAGCGACCACGACCCCGTGGTCGTGGGGGTCAGCAGCGTGCCGCCCCCGGTCACGATCGACCTGCTGAGCATCAACGACTTCCACGGTCGCCTCGAGGCCTCCTCGACGACCGCGGGTGCCGCAGTGCTCGGCGGCATGGTGCGCTCGTACGAGGCGCAGAACCCCAACACCCTCTTCGTGGGTGCGGGCGACCTCATCGGAGCCTCGACGTTCACGTCGTTCATCCAGCAGGACCAGCCCACGATCGACGCCCTCAACGCGATCGGCCTCGACGCGAGTTCGTTCGGCAACCACGAGTTCGACAAGGGACGCGCGGATGTCGACGAGCGCATCCTCGAGGAGGCCGACTGGCCCTACCTCGCGGCGAACCTCTACGACCGCGCGACGGGCGAGCCCGCCTACCAGGAGTACGAGCTGCGGGAGTTCGACGGCGTCACGATCGGCTTCATCGGGGCCGTCACGGAGGACCTCGAGGAGCTCGTGAGCCCTGCGGGCATCGCGAGCCTCCAGGTGCGCGAGGTCGTGCCGGAGGTCAACCGGGTCGCGGAGCAGCTCTCCGACGGCGACGAGGCGAACGGCGAGGCCGACGTGCTCGTGCTCCTCGTGCACGAGGGGGCGGCATCGACCGACATCTCGAGCGCGACCGACGACTCCAACTTCGGTCGCATCGTGAACGGCGCGGACCCGGAGATCGACATGATCATCTCGGGCCACACGCACCTCGCGTACGACTTCGACGTGCCGATCCCGGGCACCGACCGCACGCGTCCGGTCATCTCGTCCGGCCAGTACGGGGCGATGTACGGGCACTCGCGCATCGTCTACGACCCGGCGACCGACGAGCTCACGATCGACACAGAGAACCTGAACCTCATCGGCGCCTTCGCGCCCGACCCCGCCGTCGCGGAGATCGTGGCGGATGCCGTCGAGGTGGCGGCGGAGCTCGGCTCGGTGTCGCTCGGCACGATCTCGCAGGACATCCGCCGCGCCGTGCAGGACGACGGGGCTGAGAACCGCGGGGGCGAGTCGCTCATCGGCAACCTCATCGCGGATGCGCAGCTCGCCGCGACCGCCGACCTCGCGACGGATCTCGCGATCATGAACCCGGGCGGCATCCGCGCAGACCTCGTCTACGCGGGCACGGGCGAGGGCGACCCCGACGGCAACGTCACGTACGCGGAGGCGGCGCTCATCCAGCCGTTCGCCAACACGCTCGTGACGCTCAACCTGACGGGTGCGCAGCTCAAGCAGGTGCTCGAGGAGCAGTGGCAGCCGGCGGGTGCGGCGCGTCCGTACCTCAAGCTCGGCCTGTCGCAGGGTCTCGAGTACGTTTACGACCCGGCCGCCCCGGCGGGATCGCACATCACGTCGATCACGCTGAACGGCGAGCCGGTGACCGACGGCCAGGTGCTCAAGGTCGTGACCAACTCGTTCCTCGCCGCGGGCGGCGACAACTTCGCGACCCTCGCCGAGGGCACGGATGTCGCCGACTCCGGGCGCGTGGACCTCGACGCCTTCGTGGCCTACATCGGCGAGAACTCGCCGGTCACGCCCGACCTCGCGCAGCGCGCCGTCGGCGCGACGCTCTCGGCCCCGGCCGACGGGGTCGCGTACCAGGCGGGCGAGCAGGTGACGGCCGAGCTGTCGTCGCTGCTGTTCAGCACGGGCGGGCCCGAGTCGGGCGAGGCGACGATCAGCCTCGGCGGCGAGGTGCTCGGCTCGGGAGCCGTGACGCGCACGATTGTCAACACGACCGACGAGCAGGGTCAGGCGACCGTGACGTTCACCGTCCCGGAGGGCGTCGAGGGCACGCAGGTGCTCACGATCACCGGGCCGGGCGGCACCGAGGTGACGCTGCCGATCGAGGTGGCGGAGGCCGAGGAGCCGGCCGAGCCGGTCGGCACGCGCACGAGCGCATCCGCTCCGCTGCTCGTCTGGAACAGCCCGGTCGACTACAGGGTCACGGTGCGCACCGACGACGGCTCGCCCGCGGTCGGCACGGTCATCGTGCGCGACGGCCTCAAGGTCATCGCGACGGTCGACCTGGCCGAGTCCGCCGACGGCAAGGTGACCGTGAAGCTCGGCAAGCTCAAGCGCGGCATCCACCTGCTGACGGCGCAGTTCAGCGGCGACGGCTTCGAGCCCTCGCTCAGCTGGCCGTCAGTCGTCGTGGTGCTGTAA
- a CDS encoding DEAD/DEAH box helicase, with translation MAYNARAPQGAKKNNAHKGGKKVGGPSAKHRGYQPETDAARGGKKPRWSSEQRAAYGHPVERPRGKRTERAEDGRPNWEPRGKDARASVERAPAARKRDGYGRDRDRFVREDDAPRTGGYRGRDGAPSSRSNHAGDRPHRLAGDRPLRRFGDDRPRRFEDERPQRRFDDERPRRNDGERPQRRFDDDRPRRDERRRYESDRPRFERDDRPRRDDRPRFERDERPRREFGDRPRRDRDDRRFDERPRREFTDRTDRRDDRAPRHHVDDVVLERLEAQAVEATEVENASFADLGLGQNIVRALAELGAESPFPIQAATIPDALAGRDVLGRGRTGSGKTIAFGAPLVERLLQMQAGDQKRREFGRAPRALILAPTRELALQIDRTVQPIARSVGLFTTQIYGGVPYARQLGALERGVDIVIGTPGRVQDLADSGRLDLSNVQITVLDEADHMCELGFAEPVTAILNHTPDGGQRLLFSATLDKGVAEIVDAYLTDPAVYEVAGEDQASSTIEHRVLLLDQRDKQEVLIELAAGPGKKLVFARTRAFAEQLADLLDDAGIRAESIHGDLTQSRRQRALDKFANGRVQALVATDVAARGIHVDDVSLVIQADAPDEYKAYLHRAGRTGRAGKEGTVVTLVPRNRRRRTEDLLSRAEIVAEWTPVVPGDDIIRELAGR, from the coding sequence ATGGCGTACAACGCCCGCGCGCCCCAGGGCGCCAAGAAGAACAACGCCCACAAGGGCGGCAAGAAGGTCGGCGGTCCGTCGGCGAAGCACCGCGGCTACCAGCCGGAGACGGATGCCGCCCGCGGCGGCAAGAAGCCCCGCTGGTCGAGCGAGCAGCGGGCCGCGTACGGCCACCCCGTCGAGCGTCCCCGCGGCAAGCGCACCGAGCGCGCCGAGGACGGTCGCCCTAACTGGGAGCCGCGCGGCAAGGATGCGCGTGCGTCCGTCGAGCGCGCCCCCGCGGCCCGCAAGCGCGACGGCTACGGCCGCGACCGCGACCGCTTCGTCCGAGAGGACGACGCGCCGCGCACGGGCGGCTACCGGGGTCGGGACGGCGCGCCGTCCTCCCGCAGCAACCACGCCGGCGATCGCCCGCACCGCCTCGCGGGCGACCGGCCGCTGCGTCGCTTCGGCGACGACCGCCCCCGCCGCTTCGAGGACGAGCGCCCGCAGCGCCGCTTCGACGACGAGCGCCCGCGTCGCAACGACGGCGAGCGCCCCCAGCGTCGCTTCGACGACGACCGTCCCCGTCGCGACGAGCGCCGACGCTACGAGTCGGACCGCCCGCGCTTCGAGCGCGACGACCGTCCGCGTCGCGACGACCGTCCCCGCTTCGAGCGCGACGAGCGTCCCCGCCGCGAGTTCGGCGACCGCCCGCGTCGCGACCGCGACGACCGCCGCTTCGACGAGCGTCCGCGCCGCGAGTTCACCGACCGCACCGACCGTCGCGACGACCGCGCCCCGCGCCACCACGTCGACGACGTTGTGCTCGAGCGCCTCGAGGCGCAGGCCGTCGAGGCGACCGAGGTCGAGAACGCGTCGTTCGCCGACCTCGGCCTCGGCCAGAACATCGTCCGCGCGCTCGCCGAGCTCGGCGCCGAGAGCCCGTTCCCGATCCAGGCGGCGACGATCCCGGATGCGCTCGCGGGTCGCGACGTGCTCGGCCGCGGCCGCACGGGCTCGGGCAAGACGATCGCCTTCGGCGCCCCGCTCGTGGAGCGCCTCCTGCAGATGCAGGCGGGCGACCAGAAGCGCCGCGAGTTCGGTCGCGCTCCGCGCGCGCTCATCCTCGCGCCGACGCGTGAGCTCGCCCTGCAGATCGACCGCACCGTGCAGCCGATCGCGCGCAGCGTGGGCCTCTTCACGACCCAGATCTACGGCGGCGTGCCCTACGCACGTCAGCTGGGCGCCCTCGAGCGCGGAGTCGACATCGTGATCGGCACGCCCGGTCGCGTGCAGGACCTCGCCGACTCGGGCCGTCTCGACCTGTCGAACGTGCAGATCACGGTGCTTGACGAGGCCGACCACATGTGCGAGCTGGGCTTCGCCGAGCCGGTCACCGCGATCCTGAATCACACCCCCGACGGCGGCCAGCGCCTGCTGTTCTCCGCGACCCTCGACAAGGGCGTCGCCGAGATCGTCGATGCGTACCTCACCGACCCCGCGGTCTACGAGGTCGCGGGCGAGGACCAGGCGAGCTCGACGATCGAGCACCGCGTGCTGCTGCTCGACCAGCGCGACAAGCAGGAGGTGCTCATCGAGCTCGCTGCGGGTCCCGGCAAGAAGCTCGTGTTCGCGCGCACCCGCGCGTTCGCGGAGCAGCTCGCCGACCTGCTCGACGATGCGGGCATCCGCGCCGAGTCGATCCACGGCGACCTCACGCAGTCGCGCCGACAGCGCGCGCTCGACAAGTTCGCGAACGGTCGCGTGCAGGCGCTCGTGGCGACGGATGTGGCCGCGCGCGGCATCCACGTCGACGACGTGTCGCTCGTGATCCAGGCGGATGCGCCCGACGAGTACAAGGCGTACCTGCACCGCGCGGGCCGCACGGGCCGCGCCGGCAAGGAGGGCACCGTCGTGACCCTCGTGCCGCGCAACCGTCGCCGCCGCACGGAGGACCTGCTCTCGCGCGCCGAGATCGTGGCCGAGTGGACGCCCGTCGTCCCGGGCGACGACATCATCCGCGAGCTCGCCGGCCGCTGA